In Meleagris gallopavo isolate NT-WF06-2002-E0010 breed Aviagen turkey brand Nicholas breeding stock unplaced genomic scaffold, Turkey_5.1 ChrUn_random_7180001953145, whole genome shotgun sequence, the DNA window CAAGCTCACATCTAACAGCATACTGTTTGGCTATACACAAAGTAATTTTACAAAGTGCGGATAAGTACACCTGCCTTTCCTGGCAGagttatgttcttttttttttttttcattcgGGTAATAATTATTATATACTACCAGAAGTAGTGACTTGAGCATTTACTGTTTGCATATCAAAAGTTCCTGATACTAAGAGCTACTGCATTGGGATTTATTTCCCTAAGAAATGTCTAGTTTCAAAGGATTTTATCTTTAAAGTAAGATGCAAGGAAATCTTTTATGTCTTATAATATCTTGCAGCTTTAATTATGGTTGGATTGATGGGGAACAAAATAATCTTCTGTCCTTGCATCAAGCACAGCAAAGTAGTACTCACAACTTTGTGTGGAATATAATCTGTAGTAAATCACTTACTGATAACATTTATTTTGGGAAATGCTTAGCATGGACAGAATTTGTTGGTCTTGAACTTTGGAAGAAAGGAATTCATGCCAgactatttatttataattgTTAACATTTCTCTATTTCGAGCAAAGGTCAAAAggtacacacaaaaaaagcctgctctggtaaaatattttttatgtcatacagcatttgaaaaagctttctgaaataattatttcttagaAATGTCTGAAACAAGGCTGcaatatttctgtctttctgcaaCACAACTGTCCTCTGGAATATGCATTGAAGGTGCATATTGGGTGGAGAATAAAACGACCAACTGAAATGAGAATTGAAGTGTTTTCTTAGTCAATAACTATTTTGACTTGAAGATAACATTTTAGAGAATTATTGCACAGGATATTGCTTATAGGACATTCCCCATAGGTTGACTCTTATTGGTTTAAAAAGCTCTGAATCTCTTATGTACAGTTACTCTAGATGACTCTTAATCTTCCTTAACATATGGGCTTTGAGACATGGGATACTTATAATGGATAGCCAATTAAGCTTTTTCAAATCAATATGATTTGTTCATTAATTTATTGGAAGGCTTTAGAAAGCAAAGGAATTAATATATTACTATTCAGGACATATGTTGTTGaattatatgtatatgtatttaatCAAATTTCACTGTataaatttctctctcttctggcAGAACTTTTATCTCAGTTATCAGGAGTGAGACGTTCTGCAGGGCAGCTCAACTCTTCTGGCCCTTCTGCTTCTCAGTTACAGCAGTTGCAGATGCAACTGCAGTTGGAGAGACAGCATGCGCAAGCAGCAAGACAACAACTGGAGACTGCACGCAATGCAACTAGACGCACTAACACAAGCAGCATCCCCACCACTCTTACACAATCTATAGTAGCAACCAATTCATCTAACACAGAAAACAATCAGCAGACTACGCACAATTCCCAGTTTCTTCTTACAAGGTAACTTGTTCTGTGGGTTTAACTTTTctgccatttctgttttccttgacCCTGTTAGAGACAGAACTCAGTGAAACTACTATGTGTTTAGTTAGGCATGTGCTTTAGTGTATCAAAATAGGCTCCTTAACTGCAGATAAATATATCCCAGGATTAATGGACTAATCAGTGAATTGTACAGAATACATTCGTGTTAGAGGTCAATAGTTGTTGCAGAATGTCTGTAATTCATAactctatattaaaaaaaatatatttcacactTCAGTGCAGCACCATTAAAAGCAATAAACTTCATCCACTGAATTGTTCTTAAACCTGATTACGCTGTACTTAGAGATGTGGTAGTAGCTTGTACTTTGttacaattttcaaaatattagaATAATGTTAAATAGCACATCTTGTTGTGTACTGTAATCATAAGAATGTGATGTTTGGCATTTTTTCAGTTTATGTATTAGTTAGGTGTTTATGTACAGACTTATAATATAGTCAGAAAAGTTAGATCCACACCATTAGGAGTAAAGCAAAACCAAGGAAATATTATCTGAGTAGTAGTTTGTAGCTGGCCTGAAGggaattcttctgttttcagaaaaccAACTCCCAAGAGTTGGCTGCAGAAATAGCCCATGGAGTCTCAGTGTTCGTGAAAGTGAGAGGCAGTCTCACAGGCATGCTGCATTTCTTCTACGTGTCTAGGAATGTATTTAAAGCTTTAGATTGGAAAATGGATTAGTTGTTTTCTGCAGACCTTGGAAATGAGGTTAGTCTTATAACTTGAGCTATAGCTTTATCAGCTGCTTATAGTTCCAGCCATGGATCTACTTCTGACAGATACCTAATGAAGTTTATAGTTTAGATACTATGCTTTTTTGCACTTGTAACACCTCCTTTTCAAACCTGCTGTATGTCTGCTCCTTGACAATTAATAAATGTTACTTGCTATTTCTCAATTTCAAGAGAAACATAAGGAATATTACTTTTTCAATTGGATGTTGGGAAAGAGCACAAGTATTTAAACAGTTGCTGTGTCTAAATACATGGTTTGGGGCAAATTATTGCTATCATGCTGATTTTTATATAAACTTATAATAATATCTCAAAAcctttttgaaaataataactTTAATGAAAGTATCTGTAAATTTCAGTACTGATCTTGTCAGCTAGGGTAAAACTGAAGCAAGTAATTTCCTTGCTTCTATTAGGTGATGGTGCATGCATGTACTGTGCTTTGGTAATCCCTGGGCATTGTGTGAAATGATGCATTTTATGTCAGTTTTGAATTTAGAAGTTGTATTGGGGACAAAACGAGCACTTCAGGGATGACTAGAGAATTTTAAcactctttaaaacaaaatcactcTGAAGGGTAAGAAACTTTGGAAATagctactttttttccttcagccttAGAATCCACTTCTATGATGCTTTTTTGTAGTAACTAGGAGCAagttttttaaatgtctgtatTCTTGTTTCATCAGGAGTTTCAGGCATTGTCAGATATGTACATATCAAAAGAAGCACAGCAGTACTCTAGGCTGGATCCAAAAAGAATGATTTTCAGATGTTATTCAACATTCATCAGTCCAGCTGCTAGACTTAGTAATAACAAAATGGGCTTTCACTAACTGcaggtgttctttctttctatgCCACTATGCAGGTTGAATGACCCTAAGATGTCAGAAGCAGAGCGTCAGTCAAAGGAAAGTGAACAGGCAGACCGTAGCTTATTTGTTCAAGAGCTTCTACTGTCCACTTTGATGCAGGAAGAAAGTTCCTCCTCAGATGAGGACGAGCAGGGAGAATTTGCTGATTTTGGTGCTATGGGATGTGTAGATATTATGCCACTAGATGTTGCTTTAGAAAATCtaaatttaaaagagaataaTAAAGGAAATGAGCCTCTTCCGCCTCCTCTTTGATGGCATCTCACTTTGCAGACAATGtcctctgtgctgtatttgCCAATGAAAGTGGACAACAACTATCTTGGGTTTGTTTTGGTGATTGTTATTTCAAGTCTGTCACTCTTGTTACGTTGTGtacattcaaaagaaaagcaaaaagatatATATGATAATCATTTCCACTTAACCAATTTTTACTATTAGCAGGTAAACATAGGTTGcagtgcagagagaaaagctcTGTGTTCTGTAGCTTGACATGCAAAAAGCTCTCCTAATACTCCGCATTCAAAtggaaggggggaaaaatgaaaaatctctaATGAAGCTGCTGTGTGTATTTATGAATattaatgaataaaaattgCTTGAATGGTTTACCTTAACTACTGCATGATGTTTTTTGCAACGTGCATGAGTTTTAGTGACCTtatcatttaaaacaattaaaacataCAAGGAGTAAAGCTATAAAATCCCAGCGCTTTCCCATTATTCAAAGATAATGTGATAGAAAAGATTAATGCTCACTAGCAGTTTGTGGCCATGAAATAGCCTTTCAGTAACATATGACCAATGACCTTTCTATATTCTCTCCCAGTGTATTAATGCAAACTCAGCAGTGGGCTGTGTTGTTATTTCCAGGGTGTGATGATATGCTATATTGTAATCAATACGTTGCCCTGTTAGACATCATAACCACGTAGAATTcaattttatatacatatgtaggaaataaaaaaacaagagcCACTACTGGGAATCTACCACAAAGGGCTTTTGTGTGCCCTAAAACTAAATTTTGTTCATTATTTAAAGCTTCCTTTTTTGTGGTTAATTTCTTTTAACTGTTAAATATACTTTATTCAAGTGTAGATCATGCATATATTCACTGTTATGGGGGAGAAGTTAACCTGGATTATGTTGTCTTAGTTCTAAGCTTTCACAGTCCTTATCATTTTGAGTTATTTATGTATTTGCTTCGTAGTTTGCAGAGAATTCTTGGTAtcaggagagcttgaggatctgaTTTCCCAGATACTTCCATGTGTTATAATTGAATTCTTAATGCTAACTTCCTATCAGCCTTTATTTATTGGGGTTTTGGGTTATATTTctgatataaaaaaataaagcctttttAATTGAGTCATGACACCTACTTGCCTATACTGTTAATCctatatgtttttaaataaggtttttgttttttcatggaTTATTATAATATCTCCAAAACAAGAGACAACAAGGCTTTGGTTATTTGGAATATAAAGTTAGATTATGAAGGCAAAAGTGCACACAACTTCTGATTAAGTTAGACTTGAAAATTATGTTGTTACTAATGACGTTCCAAAGAGATCCGATATGTTATACTAATCTAACACCAAAAAAATCACCCCCCACAGGTTAAAATTTCAGTTCCATTCTAATTTCCAAAAATGTTTTAAGGTAACTTTTTACACTAATCTTCTGATTATCTCAGGAGTTGCCCACAGTAGGAACTTATGAGCTTGCTgaagttcaagaagcatctggacaatgctttcagacatataatctgatttttgggtggtcctgtcTAGAGTCaagagttggacttgatgatccttatgggtcccttccaacttgggatattctatgattctatgattgttgaggatttaaataaaaatcaaaacacagacTATTCAGGCACATGTTccacacattaaaaaacaacaacaacaaacccacaacaaaacagttcaataaaacattttaaggaCTGTTGTTCTGTTGATGTTTTCATTATGATATACTATCCAGATAGCTACAGAAGAAATTCTGGAATGAAACTCCTTCCCAGTGGAATGCAAAAGCATTTCATGGATAAAGCCTTAGTGATTTACATAAACACTTCCTGTTAAAGTGCATATTTTCTGCAGTACATGCAACAATGATTAACTATGTAATATTACAGCTTCATAGTTACATGCATTAAATTCCTAGAAAATACGTGTTTAAAATCTTCTCAATGaatattgttatttaaaaatctgtatatAGCTGGTCTATTGAGGATGTTTACATTGCATAGTTTGTGAAATCCATTATGCTTCTACatagcatagaatcacagaacatagAATAACCTGACTTGGAAGGagcccacaaggatcactgagaACTACTTCTAGCTTCACACAAGACTACCTAAAAATTAAACCATACGACTTAGAGCATTTTCCAAACATTCAGCCTAGTTCCGTGACAACGGAGCAACAAAACCCAGAGATCCATACCctaggaaagggaaaaggtaTGGAGAAGGGCCTAGatgaggaaaacagcagcaacgagCTAAGGGAAAAACTTAATTTAGTAAATATAATAGCAGAATATgagataatacaatataatacaatatgaTTAGAACTGAaactaaaaaatgaaataaaatgagagagagcaCGTATCCAAAACCGAAGTCCTTACTCTAATACTGTAGgcaagacagacagggagcaTAGAGAGAAAAGAGACAGTCTCATGACTCCAagtcagttttatctttccctctgaatggaaaatggaaacagaacagtgaaaagTCCTCTGGGATatgtagctgctcttctcttctgagaccaGGTAACCGGAACTATAAATAAttcacagaaatgcagtattaaatatttaactgcAAGTACaatacatgatgttatgatttGGAATACtggtcaaaaagaaaaaagccatgaCATTCCATCCCTCAATCAAAATCACCACATCATACTTAATATAACATAGAATCAGATATACAAAGAATAATTAACATGCGTTACGCACATGCATACATactttccacagttcagcagcaCAAATAGGTTTAACACTTTGTTGCCAGTTGCCAGTTTAGTTcacactgctgtaaccacccccataaggcatttgccaccatccacgaaTGCcatgtttttatgatttttggttatcagtattccacatcacaacatcatgtagtgcactgggagttaaagagttaatgctccagttccaggcacctgtccagaagagaagaactacattccccagaacACTTcgcattcagagaggagatataacccctggcaaggtcacctgatgttctttttttccttcagctctcctccctgctgctcgaTCGGACTGCATGTCTCACCTTAGCTTTATGGTGAGGCCTTTCCaccttttggacactctctGTCATTGTATTTGATTGATTAGCTTCAACTCTAATTATATCATATTATAGtgtattatcttgcattccgataccatatttagtaaattagtttgtttctcctcagatcgctgcctctgtatttaaatattcggggtcccctgtttcccttttctggaggcgTGGATCTGCATATCCCTCCACTCTGCTAGTCACTGAACCAGgccgaaccagcctgtaaactgtCGACAATGAGTCAGTacaaagataaagcattggcctCCTCTCCCATTCATCAACACCTAAGGACATTTGGACAGCCATTatctctgcaaattggcttgattctccttttcttccagtggTCTCTGCAACTTGTCAcgtggggctccacacagcagctttccatctgcagtgcttccccacaatacgacatgatctgtctgtgaacagggcatatttcttttcaatttctgGTAATTCATTGTATGGTGGGACATCTTGAGCACACGATACCTCTTCTCCTGatgatgttccaaactttttaccttcaggcCAGTCTATGATAGCTTCTAAGATTCTTAGACGACAGAGGTTCCTCATCTGAGATCACTGTGTAAAcagttgtcatggttttatgatttttgttatcagtattccacatcataacataAAGAGataatgctccagttccatggacTGCTGATATTTCGTGTACCTGGTTTTCAGAAGAGAcaaagaactacataccccagaggactttgcattcagagggaaagataaaactccTCACAAGTCATGagattctctctctttctcGCTGCCCAGCAgtctgtgctccccagccattcagtaaggccttcagtttcagactctctctcattttatttgatttattagcctcaatttcaattatattgtattatattgtgttatctcgcattccgatatcatatttagtaaatcaaCTTTACTATTGTTGCCCATCTCCCATCACCCTACCCTTAcaccttttcccctttcccctNNNNNNNNNNNNNNNNNNNNNNNNNNNNNNNNNNNNNNNNNNNNNNNNNNNNNNNNNNNNNNNNNNNNNNNNNNNNNNNNNNNNNNNNNNNNNNNNNNNNNNNNNNNNNNNNNNNNNNNNNNNNNNNNNNNNNNNNNNNNNNNNNNNNNNNNNNNNNNNNNNNNNNNNNNNNNNNNNNNNNNNNNNNNNNNNNNNNNNNNNNNNNNNNNNNNNNNNNNNNNNNNNNNNNNNNNNNNNNNNNNNNNNNNNNNNNNNNNNNNNNNNNNNNNNNNNNNNNNNNNNNNNNNNNNNNNNNNNNNNNNNNNNNNNNNNNNNNNNNNNNNNNNagtgatgtagaataaggggtggaatgtcatggttttatgttttttttttggtttctcagtattccgcatcaaaacatcatgtagtgtactgggagttaaagtgttaatgctccaattccaggcacctatccctatacattacggaagtcatgggatctggcccttccgggtggggcggtctcttaatgcctggcagtgggtgctggagggtgctttcctagccgttccaagcttttcaggtttgattCGGTCTCtggaactctctctctcctatgTTATTTGATTTActagtctcaatttcaatcagattgtattatactgtgttatcttgcattccggtatcatagttagtaaaataagttttcctccatagattgttgctgctgtttttttcctcccttccttccttcccattttgtgggtgggggggagggcaggggcctactgccccccgTCACAggcgtaaattgatctagttaactccgtgacaaccCCCCCCTCCCCTTGTTTGTGCTGGTGGGCCTGTGGTCCTGCTGCCCACCTGTCATGGACACAGatagatctagagataactccGTGACACTCCATGACAGTTATTGGTAGAGAATGCGGGCTATCTAAAATGAATCTGAATCTTTTAATGTtagcagaaaaataagtgatttcTTAAAGTCAGAGGGTTGCAGAGCGCTGTAGCTAGCTTTGACCTTCATAGATTAGATTGTAGGTCGGGTGGTCTGCCAGACTGTGGACACTGtactgagttttttttttgtttgttttgttttccttttaccaACTGCCAGCTATgaatctgttcttcattttaggAGTGCTATATAAAGGATTCAAGGccattttgttttttggaaCATATTGGTTTCTTATTAAGTTCATCATTTTCTGTTGTGGGGTTGCACACATTATAACCAATTAAAGGCATTGATGGAGACACCTGCCTGATACCTATATGCAATGTTGTATGATTTGAATATAGACAATTATATCCCAGAGGGAGTAGATAACTTTACAAACAACATGATGTTTTGACCAGTTTCCAGGTTCTCTTCTTGGTTCCTTATGCATTTTTGAATGCTGAATTAATCGTCATGTTATCAATTCCCCTGAATGTATTCCTCTTCATCCTTGTCATTTACTTTGTTTAGAAGTTGACTTCTCCAAAACNNNNNNNNNNNNNNNNNNNNNNNNNNNNNNNNNNNNNNNNNNNNNNNNNNNNNNNNNNNNNNNNNNNNNNNNNNNNNNNNNNNNNNNNNNNNNNNNNNNNNNNNNNNNNNNNNNNNNNNNNNNNNNNNNNNNNNNNNNNNNNNNNNNNNNNNNNNNNNNNNNNNNNNNNNNNNNNNNNNNNNNNNNNNNNNNNNNNNNNNNNNNNNNNNNNNNNNNNNNNNNNNNNNNNNNNNNNNNNNNNNNNNNNNNNNNNNNNNNNNNNNNNNNNNNNNNNNNNNNNNNNNNNNNNNNNNNNNNNNNNNNNNNNNNNNNNNNNNNNNNNNNNNNNNNNNNNNNNNNNNNNNNNNNNNNNNNNNNNNNNNNNNNNNNNNNNNNNNNNNNNNNNNNNNNNNNNNNNNNNNNNNNNNNNNNNNNNNNNNNNNNNNNNNNNNNNNNNNNNNNNNNNNNNNNNNNNNNNNNNNNNNNNNNNNNNNNNNNNNNNNNNNNNNNNNNNNNNNNNNNNNNNNNNNNNNNNNNNNNNNNNNNNNNNNNNNNNNNNNNNNNNNNNNNNNNNNNNNNNNNNNNNNNNNNNNNNNNNNNNNNNNNNNNNNNNNNNNNNNNNNNNNNNNNNNNNNNNNNNNNNNNNNNNNNNNNNNNNNNNNNNNNNNNNNNNNNNNNNNNNNNNNNNNNNNNNNNNNNNNNNNNNNNNNNNNNNNNNNNNNNNNNNNNNNNNNNNNNNNNNNNNNNNNNNNNNNNNNNNNNNNNNNNNNNNNNNNNNNNNNNNNNNNNNNNNNNNNNNNNNNNNNNNNNNNNNNNNNNNNNNNNNNNNNNNNNNNNNNNNNNNNNNNNNNNNNNNNNNNNNNNNNNNNNNNNNNNNNNNNNNNNNNNNNNNNNNNNNNNNNNNNNNNNNNN includes these proteins:
- the KCMF1 gene encoding E3 ubiquitin-protein ligase KCMF1, whose translation is WNDVFCDLFKVGCVCFVFLTLLFQICPICAALPGGDPNHVTDDFAAHLTLEHRAPRDLDESSGVRHVRRMFHPGRGLGGPRARRSNMHFTSSSTGGLSSSQSSYSTSNRETMDPIAELLSQLSGVRRSAGQLNSSGPSASQLQQLQMQLQLERQHAQAARQQLETARNATRRTNTSSIPTTLTQSIVATNSSNTENNQQTTHNSQFLLTRLNDPKMSEAERQSKESEQADRSLFVQELLLSTLMQEESSSSDEDEQGEFADFGAMGCVDIMPLDVALENLNLKENNKGNEPLPPPL